The following DNA comes from Planctomycetia bacterium.
GAGCCAGTTGTTTCCTCAGGCGGCCTGGCTCAATGACTGGACAATCGTTCTAGAAGCCAAAGGGATCGATGGCACGGTGGTCGCTTGCGGGATGGACCCGGAGATGCGGGTCGAACAATTGAAGCGGATTGCCCAAATGGGGAGTCCGGCGTTCGTTTCGCATCCGTTGCATCCCTCAGTGCTGACGTTTTTCGAGTTGGAGATGATCTGCGCCGAGACCAAGGCTCGGCTCGTGCCCTATTGCCCCTGGCGCTGGCGGCCGGGCATGCGGCAACTGGCGGATTGGATCGCCGATGGTGAGACCTCGCCCGTCGGCCAGTGCGATCAGGTGGTGATCGAACGCGCGGCGGCGGATCGGGGTGACGAGTCGGTGATGCGGCACTTTGCGCGCGACGTGGACTTGGCGATGAGCCTAGTTGGCGACTTGAACAGCCTTTCGGCGATGTGCCCGCGCTGGGAAACGATCGGCCTGGCGAACCTCGGCGTGCAAATGAGCGGGCCGGCGAACATCCTGGTGCGCTGGTCGATCGGCCCGTTGGAATCCGTCGCGGGACTGCGGCTCAGTCTGCTGGGGCCGCAGGGCAAGGCCACGCTGACGATTCCCGACGACGGCGCGGCCGGCGAACTACAAACGCCGGGGCCGCACGTATCATTGGCAGAAGATCGCTCCACGGAAGCAGCCGTCGAAGCGTTCGTCGACGCGGTGCAAGGCGCGCCCGTGTGGCCCGACTGGCATGCCGCGGCGCGCGGGATGGAACTGGCCGACTCGATCGAACTGAGCCTGCGGAAGGGCAAGACCATTCCGCTCTACAACACGCAACCGACCGAGCACGGGACGTTCAAAGGCATCATGGCGGCGGGCGGATGCTTCGTGCTGTTCGCCAGCCTGGGGCTCTTCATGCTCGGGCTGTTGCTGGCCCGATTCGGCGTGCCCCACGCCGATAAATTGCCCTACGTCGTCGCCGCGCTGCTCATTGGTTTCTTGGCGCTGCAAACATTGCGTTTCGTGTTCCCCCGTTCATCGTAGCGGCCGGATCGATGCGGTGGCGCATCCCTGTCCGTTCGACGATCGCTTCCAGCGGGGCCGGCGAAACATGCACGCGGAACTCATACGGTCCGGTGCGCACCAGGTCGCCGTCGACGAGGCGGGTTTCCTCGACCAGTCGATTGTTCACCGTCAACATCGGCGATTCGGCGATGGCGCGGATTTTCACGCCGTTGGCGTCGCGCATTACGTAGGCGTAGACGGCCGGGAATTGCGGGTCGGTCAGGACCAGGTCGCAATCGTTCGCGGCGCCGATCAAATAGGCGCGCGATTCCAGCGGTCGCAACGCTTGGCGCGTCCGCCCGTGGGTGACTTCGAGCTCGACGCGCGGCAACTGCCAGGGCGGGCAAAGCCGGGCGTCCCGGCGGCGGAGCCAGGCGTCGAGCGGGTGGGTCCAGGAAAAACGGCTATCGCGGTTCATCAGCGGCTCAGTCAGGGTAAGTGCGTTTGGATGGCCTCAGCGTGCTAGGCAAAGCATCGGCAGGCCATGTGCGCAAGTTTGAGCCAGGAGCGCCGCGCGGCCCCGAAATGAGGCGAGAAAGGTCCGCCCGCAACGGGGGGCGCAAATGTGCGTTTTCGGAATGAAAAAGTGCAGGACCAGCCGAGCGCCGCGAAGGGGCGTGCTCGCATCACGAGAGGTTTAAATGGAACAGCCCGAGCATCCGGCTTCGGCCTGACACAACCGGAGCATCTCCACCCTGAAGCTATTGATCCGCGTGCGGCGTGCCGCTCGCAACAGCTGCTTCGCGCTTCTTGGCAGCGCGTGAACGCCAGAACTCGACCACCACCGGCAGCAACGAAATCGCGACGATCGCCAGCGCCACGACTTCGAAGTTCTTCTGGATGAACGGGTGGCCGCCGAAGTAGTAGCCGCCCCAGAGAAAGAGGCCGACCCAGAGCGTGGCGCCGGCGACGTTATAGACTGCGAAGCGAGGATAACTCATCGCTCCGACGCCGGCCAGAAACGGCGCAAACGTGCGCACAATCGGCACGAACCGCGCGAGGATGATCGTCTTGCCGCCGTAGCGGTCGTAGAAGCGCTGCGTGCGATCGAGATACGCGCGTTTCAGAAACCGGCGGTTCTCCTTGAACACGCGGGGACCCAGGTAATGTCCGAAAGCGTAGTTGGCGGCGTCTCCCAACACGGCGGCGACCCACAGTAACGCCGTGAGTTTCCACATATCGAGCGGCGAATCCGGCCGCGCCGCCAGGGCCCCGACAGCGAACAGCAGCGAGTCGCCCGGCAAAATCGGCGTGACCACGAGGCCCGTTTCGCAAAAGACGATCACGAACAGGATGAGATAAGTCCACAGACCATAGTCGCGGATCACGTCGGTCAGATGCTGATCGAGGTGCAGAAAGAGATCAACGATTTGCTTCAGGGTGTCCATGTGCTCTGCCTGGGCCAAGGGAGCACCATTCTGGCCGGCTGAGGGAGTTGCTGGCTAGGCCAAGGACTCACCACGGAGACGCGGTGCATAAGAGGGCGTAGGGCGGGCCGTGCGTGGCGCGGAACGCGTTACTTCGACGATTATGAATGGCGAAGGAGGACGGTCATTTTATGCGGTAAGGCCCGCCGTTTTGCGCGCGGCGGGCCTTACCGCACTCTGTGGCCGACGCGTCTGTCGTGCAACGATTTCTGAAAATGAAATGCTCGTCGCCGCGCGCGGCCCGCCCTACGCA
Coding sequences within:
- a CDS encoding FHA domain-containing protein, coding for MNRDSRFSWTHPLDAWLRRRDARLCPPWQLPRVELEVTHGRTRQALRPLESRAYLIGAANDCDLVLTDPQFPAVYAYVMRDANGVKIRAIAESPMLTVNNRLVEETRLVDGDLVRTGPYEFRVHVSPAPLEAIVERTGMRHRIDPAATMNGGTRNAMFAAPRNQ
- a CDS encoding DedA family protein gives rise to the protein MDTLKQIVDLFLHLDQHLTDVIRDYGLWTYLILFVIVFCETGLVVTPILPGDSLLFAVGALAARPDSPLDMWKLTALLWVAAVLGDAANYAFGHYLGPRVFKENRRFLKRAYLDRTQRFYDRYGGKTIILARFVPIVRTFAPFLAGVGAMSYPRFAVYNVAGATLWVGLFLWGGYYFGGHPFIQKNFEVVALAIVAISLLPVVVEFWRSRAAKKREAAVASGTPHADQ